From one Planktothrix agardhii NIES-204 genomic stretch:
- the ftsQ gene encoding cell division protein FtsQ, giving the protein MGNLTNIDSLSTRQLGRRRQQLRRQRRLKLVQLLWQTIALGTLTGGLFWLINQPFWLIREPEQIKVEGNQLLSDQAVRSLLPLSYPQSLWKIQPQVLASSLESRGQIASASVTRELFPPSLTVNIRERQPVAIAHPAATPSPVEANNAIGWLDATGDWMPLENYTELEKSQKLPTLKVIGNFKQYHSYWPSVYQAISHSPVKISQINWEDPNNLILETEIGTVHLGAYTSKFPEQLRVIDRMRNIPEQVDRTQMMYFDLKNPNQPLLQMQPESTDKSRLSEDESTSN; this is encoded by the coding sequence ATGGGCAATCTGACCAATATTGACTCTCTTTCAACCCGTCAATTAGGACGTCGCCGCCAGCAGTTACGACGTCAACGTCGTCTAAAGTTAGTTCAACTGTTATGGCAAACAATAGCACTGGGGACTTTGACAGGAGGTCTGTTTTGGCTGATTAACCAACCCTTCTGGTTGATTCGCGAACCTGAACAAATCAAAGTCGAAGGCAATCAGCTATTATCCGATCAAGCGGTTCGTTCCTTACTACCGCTATCCTATCCTCAGTCTTTATGGAAAATTCAGCCCCAGGTCTTAGCCTCGAGCCTAGAATCACGGGGTCAGATTGCCTCTGCCTCCGTCACCCGTGAGTTATTCCCCCCCAGTTTAACGGTGAATATTCGAGAACGACAGCCCGTAGCGATCGCTCATCCCGCCGCCACACCTTCGCCTGTTGAAGCCAATAACGCCATCGGATGGTTAGATGCTACCGGGGACTGGATGCCGTTAGAAAACTATACGGAATTAGAAAAATCCCAGAAACTCCCGACCCTCAAGGTGATTGGCAACTTCAAGCAGTATCATTCTTACTGGCCCTCAGTTTATCAAGCCATCAGTCACAGTCCGGTGAAAATCTCCCAAATTAATTGGGAAGATCCGAATAATCTGATTCTGGAGACGGAAATTGGTACAGTTCATTTGGGCGCCTATACCTCCAAATTCCCGGAACAGTTGCGGGTGATTGATCGAATGAGGAATATCCCAGAACAGGTAGATCGGACTCAGATGATGTATTTTGATCTGAAAAATCCCAACCAACCCTTACTCCAAATGCAACCGGAAAGTACGGATAAAAGCAGATTATCCGAGGACGAGTCTACCTCGAACTAA
- a CDS encoding WD-40 repeat protein — MPNFLNLKYWLLGTEANESIYARKHLLQLSLVCRFPMDKLVDPKIVASVNERSLNRLLRGVSLSQGQFSLVLVRCNSSQLRQKVLQALQVDSEIKIESLILSPYTKTLYTTLLENVEKNSPSALMILGLETLENLDIILSSTNQVRDEFRKQFNFPIIIWITDDIVTGLIRLAPDFKSWAAATIKFELTTTELLDYLKLQANTLFTLAELKIKVWEPKTQRPFKSTVSRSFPSDFGMGCNRRRELELHWQDLQNRGYELDPALEASRQFIFGQDGDAHDQIEIARQHYQQSLALLQHEAGLRGYTAQGELPGQVSSVDVMTPPTSGPLVFCLRERQGIVLFHIALTYCIQATRNPNLVQILLTEAKRYFEQSQQIFQQAGRPDLVAGVISPLGEVLQRLQLWEMLQELALGGVKMHLVYGTSSQLAQDYVFMAEVALKRSEWRRALMLAKLALTILPESKPTVSQAQCLLLLARCYQYQGEWQQAKQKLELALTQIQPQYNPQLYLNILEELRDIDYQQGQYRQAFRIKKKQREIEHQYGLRAFIGAAQLQPPKQAINPSSNQGENMVTIAEEMMASCRQHDIQNLLHRLSRDDHKLIIIHGRSGVGKSSLVNAGLVPALKNTAISARDCLPVVIQSYMDWTRELEQSLASALLNCASLKYPDESIKKLWYKVIAQSSIQDWNNRNPNQSYEEIPVDCILNSSSFVLKQLTQNAEQNLLTVLIFDQFEEFFFISHCHQEKRKIFYDFLKICLDLPFVKIVFSLREDYLHHLLEWDHLLNLDAINNNILDKKIRYHLRDFTLAEAKTVIERLTQRSKLQLEPGLIDALVTDLADERQEVRPIELQVVGAQLQEEGEHGITTLTAYKQLGINPKTELIKHSIEQVIKDCGNINEDAAWEVLFTLTDEKFTRPIKTKAELITAARRAGGVGEAGEVNSFCYPLPKTHYPKPITQNPLPKTHYPLPKGGEEAEAFIDIILESGLLLRRREEPEDRYQLLHDYLVLPIRQRYGLQEKQRQHDIKQRLQKAQSEKSKAEAALKKMSREQLLQRNQRLKQLLGLSIIVALLLGFTTKLATYQQRRADGQKQIADLATLTAASDALFFSQYKFDALLESLRAARQFQRLKATTPDGSELKTMETRIAATLQQAVYGTTEHNRLEGHQDVVWDVSFSPDGNYIVSGSVDKTVKLWTPEGQLLRTLVGHRGSVTSVSFSPDSQMIASSSQDGTIKLWPVAALSTIKRLVTPVTIQAHRQGVSAVTFSPNGRLIASVSDDRRLKLWSREGTLLRTVYRAMAPLTWVAFSPDGQILAIAVADGTVKLLKLDGTILHTLDHTANPNKTVYKVSFSPNGQLIATVGQDQTVKLWTPQCQLLKTLKADRSNIYGVNFSPDSKLLATSTDNKNIYLWTVDGTLLKQWQGHGDKVTNIQFSPDGKTLVSSSYDKTVKLWSSDLIPLKTLTGHQHRVLGVNFSPNGEMFASASQDKTVKLWSRTGALLTTLAGYKDRVTTVSFSTDGEFLATAGYDRTVKLWKLSPDLESSEKSQGSLFKLPDHFSLWGVAKLKSALPLTKNRVSVESIQLLQSWIGHDDSILNIAFSPNAEQIATASKDKTVKLWSRQGQLLHTLIGHDSWVNSVTFSPNGEMIVTSSDDGTIKLWDDQGKLLKTIIADQGYVLSISFSPDGKFIASAGYDNTVKLWDSRGNYLKTLLKGSSDSVTSVVFSPDSQLIASASYDSTVKLWSRDDGTLLKTLVGHRDSVMGISFSPDGRVLVSASRDHTLIMWNLDLDNLIDRACDWVHDYLRTNPKVQTSDRDLCNQ; from the coding sequence ATGCCCAATTTCTTAAATCTGAAATATTGGCTTTTGGGAACAGAAGCGAATGAGAGTATTTATGCTCGAAAACACTTATTACAATTATCATTAGTGTGCCGTTTTCCTATGGATAAACTTGTTGACCCCAAAATAGTAGCCTCTGTGAATGAACGAAGTTTGAATCGCTTGTTACGCGGTGTATCCTTGTCCCAAGGTCAGTTTTCCTTAGTGTTAGTTCGCTGTAATTCCAGTCAACTCAGACAAAAAGTTCTACAGGCCCTACAGGTTGATTCAGAAATCAAGATTGAGTCTTTAATTTTATCTCCTTATACCAAAACTCTCTATACAACCCTATTAGAAAACGTCGAGAAAAATTCTCCTTCAGCACTAATGATTTTAGGGTTAGAAACTTTGGAAAATCTGGATATTATTCTGAGTTCAACTAATCAGGTTCGGGATGAATTTAGAAAACAATTTAATTTTCCGATTATTATATGGATTACCGATGATATCGTTACGGGTCTAATTCGTTTAGCCCCTGACTTTAAAAGTTGGGCCGCCGCCACAATTAAATTTGAATTAACCACCACTGAATTATTAGATTACTTAAAATTACAAGCCAATACCCTATTTACCCTAGCAGAATTAAAAATTAAAGTCTGGGAACCCAAAACACAACGACCGTTTAAATCGACCGTATCCCGTAGTTTTCCATCTGATTTTGGTATGGGTTGCAACCGACGGCGGGAATTAGAACTGCATTGGCAGGATTTACAAAATCGAGGTTATGAGTTAGACCCCGCTTTAGAAGCCAGTCGTCAGTTTATTTTCGGTCAAGATGGCGATGCCCATGACCAGATCGAAATTGCCCGCCAACATTATCAACAGAGTTTAGCCCTCCTCCAACACGAGGCGGGTTTACGAGGCTATACCGCCCAAGGTGAACTCCCAGGTCAAGTCTCCAGTGTCGATGTGATGACTCCCCCCACTTCGGGCCCCCTTGTATTTTGTTTAAGAGAACGTCAGGGAATTGTATTGTTTCATATTGCTTTAACCTATTGTATTCAAGCCACTCGAAATCCCAACTTAGTTCAGATTTTATTAACAGAAGCCAAACGCTATTTTGAGCAAAGTCAGCAAATTTTTCAACAAGCTGGACGCCCTGATTTAGTTGCAGGAGTGATTTCCCCTTTAGGTGAAGTATTGCAACGCTTACAATTATGGGAAATGTTGCAAGAATTAGCCCTGGGGGGCGTAAAAATGCACTTGGTTTATGGCACATCAAGTCAATTAGCTCAAGATTATGTATTTATGGCGGAAGTGGCTCTAAAACGTTCGGAATGGCGTCGGGCTCTGATGTTAGCAAAATTAGCTTTAACTATTTTACCAGAGTCAAAACCAACGGTTAGTCAAGCACAGTGTTTATTATTATTAGCCCGATGTTATCAATATCAGGGAGAATGGCAACAAGCAAAGCAGAAATTAGAATTAGCTCTGACCCAAATACAACCCCAATATAATCCTCAGTTATATCTGAATATTTTGGAAGAATTACGCGATATTGACTATCAGCAAGGTCAGTATCGTCAAGCCTTTAGAATTAAGAAAAAACAACGGGAAATTGAGCATCAATATGGGTTGCGAGCCTTTATTGGAGCAGCCCAACTGCAACCTCCAAAACAAGCAATTAATCCCTCTAGTAACCAAGGCGAAAATATGGTTACAATTGCGGAAGAAATGATGGCATCCTGTCGCCAACATGATATTCAGAATTTGCTGCATCGCTTGAGTCGTGATGATCATAAATTAATTATTATTCATGGCCGTTCTGGGGTCGGTAAAAGTTCTTTAGTGAATGCGGGTTTAGTTCCAGCTTTAAAGAATACGGCAATTAGTGCGCGGGATTGTTTGCCCGTAGTGATTCAATCTTATATGGATTGGACTCGGGAATTAGAACAGAGTTTAGCGAGTGCATTATTAAATTGTGCTTCCTTGAAATATCCCGATGAGTCAATCAAAAAACTTTGGTATAAAGTGATTGCTCAATCCTCTATTCAAGATTGGAATAATCGCAATCCCAATCAAAGTTATGAAGAAATTCCGGTAGATTGTATTCTAAATTCGTCCTCTTTTGTGTTGAAACAACTCACCCAAAATGCCGAACAAAATTTACTCACAGTTTTAATTTTTGATCAGTTTGAGGAATTCTTTTTTATCTCCCATTGTCATCAAGAAAAGCGCAAAATATTTTATGATTTTCTAAAAATTTGCCTGGATTTACCCTTTGTAAAAATAGTTTTCTCTCTGAGGGAAGATTATTTGCATCATCTCTTAGAATGGGATCATTTATTGAACCTAGATGCCATTAATAATAATATTCTCGATAAAAAAATTCGCTATCATTTGCGAGATTTTACTTTAGCAGAAGCAAAAACGGTGATTGAACGTTTAACCCAACGGTCTAAACTCCAATTAGAGCCAGGTTTAATTGATGCTTTAGTAACAGATTTAGCCGATGAACGGCAGGAAGTTCGTCCAATTGAATTGCAAGTTGTCGGGGCGCAACTTCAGGAAGAAGGAGAACATGGAATTACCACCTTAACGGCCTATAAACAATTAGGAATTAATCCCAAAACTGAATTAATTAAACATTCCATTGAACAGGTTATTAAAGATTGTGGGAATATCAATGAAGATGCAGCTTGGGAAGTTTTATTTACCCTAACGGATGAAAAATTTACTCGTCCGATTAAAACTAAAGCGGAATTAATTACGGCGGCAAGGAGAGCAGGGGGAGTAGGAGAGGCAGGGGAGGTAAACTCTTTCTGTTACCCATTACCCAAAACCCATTACCCAAAACCCATTACCCAAAACCCATTACCCAAAACCCATTACCCATTACCCAAAGGAGGAGAGGAAGCGGAGGCTTTTATTGATATCATTTTAGAATCAGGATTACTATTAAGAAGACGGGAAGAACCCGAAGATCGATATCAACTGTTACATGATTATTTAGTTTTGCCAATTCGACAGCGCTACGGACTACAGGAAAAACAGCGCCAGCATGATATTAAGCAACGTTTACAGAAAGCCCAATCTGAAAAATCAAAAGCAGAAGCAGCCTTAAAAAAAATGAGTCGAGAGCAACTTTTGCAGCGTAATCAACGGTTAAAACAGTTGTTAGGGTTGTCGATAATTGTTGCCCTGTTATTGGGTTTCACCACAAAACTAGCCACCTATCAACAACGACGGGCCGACGGACAAAAGCAAATCGCCGATTTAGCCACCTTAACTGCCGCTTCCGATGCTTTATTCTTCTCCCAATATAAATTTGATGCTCTCCTCGAAAGTTTAAGGGCGGCTCGACAATTTCAACGGTTAAAAGCGACGACCCCAGATGGGTCGGAACTCAAAACCATGGAAACTAGAATTGCAGCCACCTTGCAACAGGCAGTATATGGGACAACTGAACATAACCGTTTAGAAGGACATCAGGATGTAGTTTGGGATGTTTCCTTTAGTCCCGACGGCAATTATATTGTTTCTGGGAGTGTGGATAAAACGGTGAAATTGTGGACACCCGAAGGTCAACTACTGCGAACCTTAGTCGGTCATCGGGGAAGTGTCACCAGTGTAAGTTTCAGTCCCGATAGTCAGATGATCGCGTCATCTTCTCAAGATGGGACGATTAAACTTTGGCCCGTCGCAGCCTTGTCTACAATAAAACGGCTGGTCACTCCCGTTACTATCCAAGCCCATCGCCAGGGTGTTTCCGCAGTCACTTTTTCACCCAATGGCCGTTTGATCGCTTCGGTGTCCGATGATCGTCGATTAAAATTATGGAGTCGAGAGGGGACTTTATTGCGAACTGTCTATCGGGCTATGGCTCCTTTAACCTGGGTGGCTTTTAGCCCCGATGGTCAGATTTTAGCGATCGCGGTGGCCGATGGGACGGTAAAACTGCTAAAACTAGATGGAACAATACTCCACACCTTGGATCACACTGCTAATCCGAATAAAACGGTTTATAAGGTGAGTTTTTCTCCCAATGGTCAACTAATTGCTACGGTGGGACAAGATCAAACGGTGAAATTGTGGACTCCTCAATGTCAACTTTTAAAAACTTTAAAAGCGGATCGTTCTAATATATATGGGGTGAATTTTTCTCCTGATAGTAAACTGTTGGCAACTTCTACGGACAATAAAAATATCTATTTATGGACGGTGGATGGAACTCTATTAAAGCAGTGGCAAGGACATGGGGATAAGGTGACAAATATTCAATTTTCCCCCGACGGCAAGACTTTAGTATCCTCAAGTTATGACAAAACAGTAAAACTTTGGAGTTCAGATTTAATTCCTCTAAAAACCCTAACGGGGCATCAACATCGGGTCTTAGGGGTGAATTTTAGCCCCAATGGTGAGATGTTTGCCTCGGCGAGTCAGGACAAAACGGTGAAACTTTGGAGCCGTACAGGGGCATTATTGACGACCTTAGCGGGGTATAAAGACCGGGTGACGACGGTGAGTTTTAGTACCGATGGAGAATTTTTAGCGACGGCGGGCTATGACCGGACGGTGAAATTGTGGAAACTGAGTCCTGATTTAGAAAGCTCAGAAAAATCCCAGGGGAGTTTGTTTAAATTGCCTGATCATTTTAGCCTTTGGGGTGTAGCAAAATTAAAATCAGCTTTGCCCTTAACAAAAAACCGGGTTTCGGTGGAATCTATTCAACTGCTTCAAAGTTGGATTGGTCATGACGATAGTATTCTGAATATTGCTTTTAGTCCTAATGCTGAACAAATTGCTACGGCGAGTAAGGATAAAACGGTGAAATTATGGAGTCGCCAGGGTCAATTATTGCATACTTTAATCGGACATGATTCCTGGGTTAATAGTGTTACCTTTAGTCCGAATGGGGAGATGATTGTAACTTCTAGTGATGATGGGACGATTAAACTTTGGGATGATCAAGGAAAGTTATTAAAGACAATTATCGCTGATCAGGGTTATGTTCTGAGTATCAGTTTTAGTCCCGATGGTAAATTTATTGCTTCTGCTGGCTATGATAATACGGTTAAACTTTGGGATAGTCGAGGGAACTATCTGAAGACGCTGTTAAAGGGATCTAGTGATAGTGTAACCAGTGTGGTGTTTAGTCCTGACAGTCAGTTAATTGCTTCGGCTAGTTACGATAGTACGGTGAAGTTATGGAGTCGTGATGACGGCACTTTGCTCAAAACCTTGGTGGGACATCGGGATAGTGTGATGGGGATTAGTTTTAGTCCCGATGGTCGGGTTTTGGTTTCTGCTAGTCGGGATCATACTTTAATTATGTGGAATCTGGATTTAGATAATTTGATTGATCGCGCTTGTGATTGGGTTCACGATTATTTACGAACTAATCCTAAAGTTCAAACGAGCGATCGCGATCTTTGTAATCAGTAA
- a CDS encoding HNH endonuclease family protein, translated as MAEGGTMTTGGQPETRNLAYYINCFSQIQVYKNNKKGGEALNQPILLLSVIDAISQGLITENRIFISDDLIDTFKKYWSVLACDPFKGSDFALPFFHLKNGKYKFWHLQFSSEYDGGRPQTIPKIRKDVDYAYLDQELFYFIQDTNSRKQLIDSLINAWFTSSQKAIEEILKINQDLENFGSDDLETTSESDNTEKKKIKFYLKKSVVREAFFRKAVVHLYDYRCAFCRLRVTRSLSQSLVDGAHIKPFAKFYDSNIKNGISLCKNHHWAFDQGWFTIDNNYKIIIAQDLDEDSPYNRDMKEFNGELIFLPNSELNFPRMDSLIWHRQNIFRA; from the coding sequence ATGGCTGAAGGGGGCACAATGACTACAGGGGGACAACCAGAAACTAGAAATCTAGCTTACTATATTAATTGTTTTTCTCAAATTCAGGTCTATAAAAATAACAAAAAAGGTGGCGAAGCTCTCAATCAACCTATTTTATTATTATCTGTAATTGATGCAATTTCACAAGGTTTAATTACAGAAAACCGTATTTTTATCTCTGATGACTTGATTGATACATTTAAAAAATATTGGTCTGTTTTAGCTTGTGACCCATTTAAAGGTAGTGATTTCGCCCTCCCATTTTTTCATCTCAAAAATGGTAAGTATAAGTTTTGGCATCTTCAATTTAGTTCAGAATATGACGGAGGAAGACCCCAAACAATTCCCAAAATCAGAAAAGACGTTGATTATGCTTATTTAGATCAGGAGCTTTTTTACTTTATTCAAGATACGAATAGTAGAAAGCAATTGATCGATAGTTTAATCAATGCTTGGTTTACTTCTAGCCAAAAAGCTATAGAAGAAATATTGAAAATTAACCAAGATTTAGAAAATTTTGGCTCAGATGATTTAGAAACAACTTCTGAATCTGATAATACAGAGAAAAAAAAAATAAAGTTTTACCTTAAAAAGTCAGTTGTTAGAGAGGCATTTTTCCGTAAAGCTGTTGTACATCTTTATGATTATAGATGTGCTTTCTGTAGATTACGGGTAACTCGCTCTTTAAGTCAAAGCCTTGTAGATGGCGCACACATTAAACCCTTTGCTAAATTTTATGATAGCAATATAAAAAATGGAATTTCACTTTGTAAAAATCATCATTGGGCTTTCGATCAAGGTTGGTTTACAATAGATAATAATTACAAAATTATAATCGCTCAAGATTTAGATGAAGATTCACCCTATAATAGAGATATGAAAGAATTTAATGGGGAATTAATTTTTTTACCTAATTCTGAATTAAATTTTCCTCGAATGGATTCACTAATATGGCATCGCCAGAATATATTTAGAGCATAA
- the ftsZ gene encoding cell division protein FtsZ, which translates to MTVKNNLGSALGNSDAEGKANPWLTDDSANPFRRKELIVNPNNDSKDMPREDSWSSDIIPSNAAKIKVIGVGGSGGNAVNRMIDSQVAGIEFWSMNTDAQALTLSKAQKRLQVGQKLTKGLGAGGNPAIGQKAAEESREEIQKALEGADLVFITAGLGGGTGTGGAPVVAEVAKELGALTIGVVTRPFHFEGRRRISQADDGILALQSRVDTLIVIPNNKLLEVIAEQTPVQEAFRYADDVLRQGVQGISDIITIPGLVNVDFADVRAVMADAGSALLGIGIASGKSRAREAAVAAIASPLLESSIDGAKGVVFNITGGTDLTLHEVNAAAETIYEVVDPNANIIFGAVIDERMQGEVKITVIATGFSGENKSGIPVARNTGVPQGNIPVIPAPANPNQPPTPANPGQQPDIPDFLRRRRPPNR; encoded by the coding sequence ATGACAGTTAAGAATAATCTGGGGTCTGCCCTTGGCAATTCTGATGCTGAAGGAAAAGCGAATCCCTGGTTGACAGACGATTCAGCCAATCCATTCCGTAGAAAAGAACTAATAGTTAACCCTAATAACGATTCTAAAGATATGCCCCGTGAAGATTCTTGGAGTAGCGATATTATTCCGAGCAATGCTGCAAAGATCAAGGTGATTGGTGTGGGTGGCAGTGGCGGTAATGCCGTTAACCGCATGATTGATAGCCAGGTTGCCGGAATTGAGTTTTGGTCAATGAATACCGATGCCCAGGCTTTAACCCTATCCAAAGCCCAGAAACGTCTACAAGTGGGTCAGAAATTAACTAAGGGGTTAGGAGCCGGTGGAAACCCTGCCATCGGTCAAAAAGCCGCCGAGGAATCCCGGGAAGAAATTCAGAAAGCCTTGGAAGGGGCTGATTTAGTTTTTATTACCGCCGGACTAGGAGGCGGAACCGGGACAGGTGGAGCGCCTGTTGTGGCGGAGGTGGCGAAGGAACTCGGAGCTTTAACTATTGGGGTGGTGACTCGTCCCTTCCACTTTGAAGGTAGACGGCGAATTTCCCAAGCCGATGATGGAATCCTGGCATTACAATCCCGGGTTGATACCTTAATTGTGATTCCGAATAATAAGTTATTAGAGGTGATTGCTGAACAAACCCCCGTACAGGAAGCCTTTCGTTATGCCGATGATGTTCTCCGTCAAGGGGTACAGGGGATTTCGGATATTATTACGATTCCGGGGTTAGTAAACGTCGATTTTGCCGACGTGCGGGCGGTGATGGCTGATGCTGGGTCTGCCTTATTAGGGATTGGGATTGCTTCGGGAAAATCCCGGGCTAGAGAAGCCGCCGTGGCTGCGATCGCCTCTCCTTTATTAGAATCTTCTATTGATGGAGCCAAGGGTGTTGTATTTAATATTACCGGAGGCACGGATTTAACCTTACATGAAGTGAACGCGGCAGCCGAAACTATCTATGAAGTGGTTGATCCCAATGCCAATATTATTTTTGGGGCGGTAATTGATGAACGGATGCAGGGAGAGGTGAAAATTACTGTGATTGCCACCGGGTTCTCAGGAGAAAACAAAAGTGGTATCCCCGTGGCCCGGAATACTGGCGTACCCCAGGGTAATATTCCAGTTATTCCGGCTCCAGCTAACCCCAACCAACCCCCAACCCCGGCTAATCCTGGTCAACAACCCGATATTCCTGACTTCTTACGGCGGCGACGTCCTCCCAACCGTTAA
- a CDS encoding CAB/ELIP/HLIP-related protein, giving the protein MSQPQPTTTPNLNEPKFGFNQYTERLNGRAAMIGFLITLAIEYFSGQGLLSWLGLS; this is encoded by the coding sequence ATGAGCCAACCACAACCTACGACAACCCCCAACCTCAACGAACCCAAATTTGGATTCAATCAATATACTGAACGATTAAATGGTCGAGCCGCCATGATTGGTTTTTTGATCACCTTGGCAATTGAATATTTTAGCGGACAAGGTTTATTATCCTGGCTAGGGCTGAGTTAA